A section of the Myxocyprinus asiaticus isolate MX2 ecotype Aquarium Trade chromosome 40, UBuf_Myxa_2, whole genome shotgun sequence genome encodes:
- the LOC127430482 gene encoding endosialin-like has product MGNRSVKKCCAAYPCLFFGLLYLFWSEGVVGQSLHEQDGVCEAEGCYSIHLQRKTFRESWKSCKDKGGNLATVKRPEEASLIHELLTSGVRRGSRPKIRLWIGLQRQPRQCSATRPLRGFNWITGDQETQYTNWQRNDISSACAAHRCVVITYNTADKSGSDQNNFKWLDGSCAVAVEGFLCRYTYQGMCPALQNEGGGPATYTTPFDLVSTALTHIPFGSVATVPCPDGDKKDQSVLCMLREDGSIGWSKDAPLCTDILRDWCVQDNGGCEHFCVSMNNHYYCECSENYELEKDGKTCQLSDPCHSANCEFECEPTPKGHRCKCSEGYLLSGDGHSCLDIDECLQKPCPQVCVNAPGTFECRCLEGYQPSEFGKCVDVDECMDGKCENLCENLPGSYMCRCHEGFSPLPEDPDRCRDIDECKIPNICDQVCRNYEGGFECFCEEGYLLQEDLYYCRPIEDVEYLTAEPADTTLHDPGLLHDLVTDASPMEWLTDSPNIEWLPTYLSWFTEMTQEGRLTTQETDLNENASSNLPSFNVLIDTTPSNEEDAKLWLNEGEMSLATGDNRPSMFSTPMTKRKGDSIMLTPAASQIPEGTLASPSGTKQRPGDKKKDDKSWLLVALLVPLCVFIVIMLALGIVYCTSCAVEPRNKSVTDCYRWTTTSKPEKTNTTKSRA; this is encoded by the coding sequence aTGGGAAACAGGAGTGTTAAAAAATGCTGTGCTGCATATCCCTGTCTTTTCTTTGGACTGCTATATTTGTTTTGGTCTGAAGGAGTTGTGGGACAGAGCTTGCATGAGCAGGATGGTGTGTGCGAAGCAGAGGGATGCTATTCGATTCACCTCCAGCGCAAGACCTTCCGTGAATCCTGGAAGAGCTGCAAGGATAAAGGGGGGAACCTGGCTACAGTTAAACGACCAGAAGAGGCATCCTTGATCCATGAGCTCCTAACGTCAGGGGTGAGACGTGGCTCACGGCCCAAAATCAGGCTGTGGATTGGCCTCCAGCGTCAGCCTCGGCAGTGCTCAGCCACACGTCCTCTGAGGGGCTTCAACTGGATCACTGGAGACCAGGAGACGCAGTATACAAACTGGCAACGCAATGACATATCCAGTGCTTGTGCTGCTCATCGCTGTGTGGTCATTACTTATAACACTGCAGACAAAAGTGGCAGTGACCAGAATAACTTCAAATGGCTGGATGGCTCATGTGCGGTGGCTGTGGAAGGTTTCCTCTGCCGCTACACCTATCAAGGGATGTGCCCAGCTCTTCAAAATGAAGGTGGGGGGCCTGCAACGTATACAACCCCATTTGACCTTGTCAGCACTGCACTAACTCACATCCCCTTCGGCTCTGTTGCAACCGTGCCCTGTCCAGATGGCGACAAGAAAGACCAGTCGGTACTGTGCATGCTGAGAGAAGATGGGAGTATTGGCTGGTCCAAGGATGCACCACTCTGCACAGACATTCTAAGAGACTGGTGCGTACAGGATAATGGAGGCTGTGAGCACTTCTGTGTGAGCATGAATAACCATTACTATTGTGAATGCTCTGAGAATTATGAGCTGGAAAAGGATGGAAAGACCTGCCAGCTCTCAGACCCCTGCCACAGTGCCAACTGTGAGTTTGAGTGCGAGCCCACTCCTAAGGGGCACCGCTGTAAGTGCTCAGAGGGGTACCTCCTATCTGGTGATGGCCATAGCTGTCTTGATATAGATGAATGCTTACAGAAACCATGCCCACAGGTATGTGTCAATGCACCTGGTACATTTGAGTGTAGATGCCTTGAGGGATATCAGCCATCTGAGTTTGGAAAATGCGTGGACGTGGATGAATGCATGGatggaaaatgtgaaaatctgtGTGAGAACTTGCCTGGTTCCTACATGTGCCGCTGCCATGAGGGATTCTCTCCACTGCCTGAAGATCCAGATCGTTGCAGAGACATTGATGAGTGtaaaattccaaacatttgtgatCAGGTGTGCAGAAATTACGAAGGTGGATTTGAGTGTTTTTGTGAGGAGGGCTATTTGTTGCAAGAGGACCTCTACTACTGTCGGCCAATTGAAGATGTTGAATACTTGACAGCTGAACCAGCAGATACAACACTACATGATCCCGGCTTACTTCATGATCTGGTGACTGATGCCAGTCCTATGGAGTGGCTAACAGATTCCCCAAATATAGAGTGGCTTCCGACTTACCTGAGTTGGTTTACAGAAATGACTCAGGAAGGAAGGTTAACCACTCAGGAAACTGATTTAAATGAGAATGCATCTTCCAATTTACCTTCATTTAACGTTTTGATAGATACAACACCTTCCAATGAAGAGGATGCAAAACTGTGGTTGAATGAAGGGGAAATGTCACTAGCCACTGGAGACAACAGACCATCAATGTTTTCAACACCGATGACAAAGAGAAAAGGTGATTCTATCATGCTTACTCCTGCAGCATCACAAATACCAGAAGGTACATTGGCATCACCATCAGGGACAAAACAGCGTCCGGGTGACAAGAAGAAGGATGACAAAAGCTGGCTGCTTGTGGCACTGCTAGTACCGCTCTGTGTCTTTATTGTGATCATGCTAGCACTAGGCATTGTTTATTGCACTAGTTGTGCTGTAGAGCCACGAAACAAAAGTGTGACAGACTGTTACCGTTGGACCACCACCTCCAAGCCTGAAAAAACAAACACTACAAAATCTCGAGCTTGA